A single region of the Paraburkholderia megapolitana genome encodes:
- a CDS encoding gamma-butyrobetaine hydroxylase family protein yields the protein MSGLTPDTPVPTGVVVHAVSRVLELQYADGASYRVPFELLRVYSPSAEVRGHGPGQETLQTGKRDVTITSLEGVGNYALQPTFSDGHSTGLYSWDLLYDLAVRQDELWAEYIAKLAAAGVDRDAPMAAPAAAHGHRH from the coding sequence ATGAGTGGATTGACTCCCGACACGCCGGTGCCAACCGGCGTCGTCGTGCATGCGGTATCGCGCGTGCTCGAATTGCAGTACGCGGACGGCGCGAGCTACCGGGTCCCGTTCGAACTGTTGCGCGTGTATTCTCCGTCCGCCGAGGTACGCGGCCACGGTCCCGGCCAGGAAACACTGCAGACGGGCAAGCGCGACGTCACGATCACCTCGCTCGAGGGCGTCGGCAACTACGCTTTGCAACCGACTTTCTCCGACGGGCATTCGACGGGGCTTTATTCGTGGGATCTGCTGTACGACCTTGCAGTTCGTCAGGATGAACTCTGGGCCGAATACATCGCCAAACTGGCAGCGGCCGGTGTCGACCGCGACGCACCGATGGCCGCGCCGGCCGCAGCGCACGGCCACCGTCACTGA
- a CDS encoding Tim44 domain-containing protein — translation MSDARSLPSKKLSSSWAKRIGTFAMVGLIVAGTFASLDAEARRMGGSRSIGRQSSTVTQRQATPPAQPGQPMQQSGQAAQAQRGAQPTPAAAPNRSRWLGPIAGLAAGLGIAALLSHFGLGEAFAGAMANFLVIAAIAMLAIWLIRRFMNRKRDTATPAYAGGAPSLNAGGTGYTQEPRYNAPVQQIGSFGTQSAPSIATTAAVPVDFDSETFLRNAKVYFVRLQAAWDSGNMADIREFTTPEMFAEVKVDLDSRGSQANQTDVVQLNADLLGVEERSDEYFASVRFSGLIRETAGAAAEPFVEVWNLSKSTRSGEGWLLAGIQQVAEH, via the coding sequence ATGTCTGACGCGCGTTCGTTACCTTCCAAAAAGCTTTCATCATCTTGGGCGAAGCGAATTGGCACGTTCGCGATGGTCGGTCTGATCGTCGCTGGAACGTTTGCTTCGCTCGATGCCGAGGCACGTCGCATGGGCGGCAGCCGTAGCATCGGCCGCCAGTCGTCGACGGTTACGCAGCGTCAGGCGACACCGCCCGCGCAGCCCGGCCAGCCGATGCAGCAGTCGGGGCAAGCCGCCCAGGCACAGCGCGGTGCCCAACCCACACCGGCCGCAGCGCCTAACCGTTCGCGCTGGCTCGGACCGATCGCCGGTCTCGCCGCAGGTCTCGGGATTGCCGCGTTGCTGTCCCATTTCGGTCTGGGCGAAGCATTCGCCGGCGCCATGGCGAATTTCCTCGTAATCGCCGCCATCGCGATGCTCGCTATCTGGCTGATCCGCCGCTTCATGAACCGCAAGCGCGACACCGCAACGCCGGCCTACGCAGGCGGCGCGCCGTCGTTGAATGCGGGCGGTACCGGCTATACGCAGGAACCGCGCTATAACGCGCCGGTGCAACAGATCGGCTCGTTCGGGACGCAGTCCGCCCCCAGCATTGCAACGACCGCGGCCGTGCCGGTGGATTTCGATTCCGAGACGTTCCTGCGCAATGCCAAGGTCTACTTCGTGCGGCTGCAGGCCGCATGGGATAGCGGCAACATGGCCGACATCCGCGAATTCACCACGCCCGAAATGTTCGCCGAAGTGAAGGTGGACCTGGATTCGCGCGGCTCGCAGGCAAACCAGACCGATGTGGTCCAGTTGAACGCCGATCTGCTCGGCGTCGAAGAGCGCAGCGACGAATATTTCGCCAGCGTGCGTTTCTCGGGGCTGATTCGCGAGACGGCGGGTGCCGCCGCCGAACCGTTCGTCGAAGTGTGGAACCTGTCGAAGTCGACGCGTTCCGGCGAAGGCTGGCTGCTCGCGGGTATCCAGCAAGTCGCCGAGCATTGA
- a CDS encoding HIT family protein, producing the protein MDCIFCREDGGDVLWKDDTLRVVLADEQDYPGFCRVIWGAHVAEFSDLSAAERDRVMRAVYAVERAMRRVLQPVKVNLASLGNQVPHVHWHVIPRFSNDAHFPLPIWAPRQRTVSEALLASRRAQATLLRDAVRSEIELALA; encoded by the coding sequence ATGGACTGTATATTCTGCCGCGAAGATGGCGGCGATGTGCTGTGGAAGGACGACACGCTGCGTGTCGTCCTGGCCGACGAGCAGGACTATCCGGGCTTTTGCCGGGTGATCTGGGGTGCGCACGTCGCCGAGTTTTCCGATCTTTCCGCCGCCGAGCGCGACCGTGTGATGCGCGCGGTCTATGCGGTCGAACGGGCGATGCGGCGTGTGCTGCAACCGGTCAAGGTGAATCTCGCGAGCCTCGGCAACCAGGTACCGCACGTGCACTGGCATGTCATTCCGCGCTTTTCCAACGACGCCCACTTCCCGCTGCCGATCTGGGCGCCGCGCCAGCGCACGGTGTCGGAGGCGCTGCTGGCGTCGCGCCGCGCGCAGGCCACACTGCTGCGCGACGCGGTACGCAGCGAAATCGAACTTGCTCTAGCGTGA
- the ubiE gene encoding bifunctional demethylmenaquinone methyltransferase/2-methoxy-6-polyprenyl-1,4-benzoquinol methylase UbiE, whose translation MSKTHFGFQTVDEQDKAKKVAGVFHSVASNYDLMNDLMSGGLHRAWKAFTISQAAVRPGFRVLDIAGGTGDLSKAFAKQAGPTGEVWLTDINESMLRVGRDRLLDKGVITPALLCDAEKIPFPDNYFDVVTVAFGLRNMTHKDGALAEMQRVLKPAGRLLVLEFSKVWDPLKKAYDVYSFKVLPWLGERFAKDAESYRYLAESIRMHPDQETLKTMMEQAGLDGVKYYNLSAGVVALHVGTKY comes from the coding sequence ATGAGCAAAACCCACTTCGGCTTCCAGACAGTCGACGAACAGGACAAGGCGAAGAAGGTGGCGGGCGTGTTCCACTCCGTTGCCTCCAACTACGACCTGATGAACGACCTGATGTCGGGCGGACTGCACCGGGCGTGGAAGGCTTTCACGATCTCGCAGGCGGCGGTACGGCCGGGTTTCCGGGTACTCGACATTGCCGGCGGTACGGGCGATCTGTCGAAGGCGTTCGCAAAACAGGCCGGCCCGACCGGCGAGGTCTGGCTCACCGATATCAATGAGTCGATGCTGCGCGTTGGCCGCGACCGGTTGCTCGACAAGGGCGTGATCACACCGGCGCTGTTGTGCGACGCGGAAAAAATTCCGTTCCCGGACAACTACTTCGACGTGGTCACCGTGGCGTTCGGGTTGCGCAACATGACGCATAAAGACGGCGCGCTCGCGGAAATGCAGCGCGTGCTGAAGCCGGCTGGCCGCCTGCTGGTGCTGGAATTCTCGAAAGTGTGGGACCCGCTCAAGAAGGCTTACGACGTCTATTCGTTCAAGGTGCTGCCGTGGCTCGGCGAGCGCTTCGCGAAGGACGCCGAGAGCTACCGCTATCTGGCGGAATCGATCCGGATGCACCCGGACCAGGAAACTTTGAAGACGATGATGGAACAAGCTGGCCTCGATGGCGTCAAATATTACAATTTGTCAGCTGGCGTGGTAGCCTTACACGTGGGGACAAAGTATTAG